The Ignavibacteriota bacterium region TACAACTTAAAGTAAAAACCAAGAATAGTATTAGAGTTAACCTCAAATATTTATTTTCATAATTTCACCTTTTGTTAATTGCATAACGGCACCGCAAATTACCCGCCGCCCATATAATAATTTTATTAAATAACGACCTGTCCCTTTGGGATTGTTAAAATTACTTGAGCAAAGTTTAACTTTTCTTTAGCAAACTTTGCGACTTAACTTTCTAAACCTTGTTCCTTTCAGCCAAATGCCAAACAAATCTTTCATACTTGATTTTTACAATTTCACCCGACATGTTTCTGCAGCTTGTCCCGATTCATCGGGAGTCGTGTAAATTTGCTGGTTATGTGTTAATTATTTTTTATTTGATCTGATAAATTTTCTTTGTCTAATAATTTGTGTCCTTCAAAAACAGTTAAAATATCTATTGTGTTTTTCTTTATTAAATAGACAACTCTATAATTTTTATACAATATTTCTCTAATGTGACTTATTGATAATTCTGGAACTACCCTTCCTTTTTCCGGAAACTCAACTAAATCTTCAACTAAAGAAATTAATTTATCAATTAATTTTATTGCTGCGATAGGATTATCTTGCGAAATGTAATCTTCAATTTCTTGAATATTGTGAAGTGATTCTTTTGTCCAATTTACTTTCATTCTTACTTTACAATTCTTCGTTTTTTCAATTCGGTTTTTAGTTGAGAAGTTGTTAAAATATCTCCTTTTTCGGAATCTGCTAAACCTCTCGAAATTGAATCAATAAACAATTTTGTTTCTCTTAATTCGTCAAATTCTTTTGGTGAAACTAATACTCCCGCTGGTTTACCATTTTGAGTTATAATTAACGAACTTTTTCTAACTTTCAAATCCTTTAAATATTTTGCTAAACTCGATTTAAATTCACCAACTGGAATTATATCATTTGAAACTGAAATATTTTTCATTTTCTGCCTTTCATTAAGTCTAAATTATGATTTTAATTTAACTCTATATTTTGACTTAATCAATTTATTTTCTTAACACATAACGGCTTCGCAAATTACCCGCCTCCTAATAAAACAATTTTATTAAATAACGACCTGTCCCTTTGGGATTGGTTAAAATTATTGGAGCAAAGTTTAACTTTTCTTTAGAAAACTTTGCGACTAAACTTTTTGAACATTGTTCCCTTTTAACAAAAAACTTAAATTGGATTTCAAACTTTTCTATTTACAAATTTCGCCGAACCGGAACGGCGGTCAAGTTGATTTGTTAGTTATGTAACATTCTTTTACTTTAGATATAATAACTTCTTTGTTATTATTTCCTTTTTATTTGAATCGGTCTCAGTAACTTCAGCTCTAAGTAGATAAAGACCCGTACTTACAGAAGATCCAAAAGAGTTTTGGCCATACCAAGTATATGAATAAGAATCGTCAATAATTTCATTATTTACTATACTGATAATTTTCTGACCAAGAATATTATAAATAGTTAAATTTAATTTGGATGTGTTCTTTACATATAATTTTATCTGAACTTGACTATTAAATGGATTTGGATAAATATCAATCCTTGATGAATCAGAAATTTCATCTTTATTTTCCTCGACTACAGTTAAATTACTTTCATCATAAGGATTTCTTAAGAAATGAATTGTATCATTTGGTTCTAAGGCAAGTAATGCAGTAAAATCTGTTAACAAATTATGTGCAATTGCTAAATTGACTATTTTAGCTGTATCTAAAATACTCTCATTAAATAAATCATTTAATTGTTCATTTGCCAAAAGCGATGGAATTAAGGTTTCATATTTTGTAGTATCATGTGGAAATAAAAATTCTATATTTTTCTCAACTGGATTTTGAAGTCCATAAAATGTTGCAGTAATATTAAAGTTGATTTTATTTTGACCATCTGTCTCTCCAATAAAAAACAAAGGCTTATTCGGATCATTTTTTATTGGATTTACTTCTCTACTTGCGATTATATCAGAAGAACCATCGTCAACTATTATTTGCATGTCAAGATTCCTTATTAATGGATTAGATGCATAATTAGAAAGAGATGTTATATAATCCCAGTCATTTTTATATGTTTCAAAATGTAAACCTCCCGTATTAGAAGATAAAAGATTTAGTAAATAACCACTACCATAGAATAATTCATTATTTACTGAAATAGAAGGTGGATTGATATCTGACCCATCTAAAAGATTAATTGTATTAAATTTTGGGACATTTGAAAAAGAAAATAAATATTCACTTACAAAACTAGTTGCTGTATTTTCTGTGATAATTGAATCGGAATTACTAAAAAGAATACAATTATCAAATGAGCTACTATTTTGAAGTTGCGATATATACTGTAATAACTCAGGTAACAAAAGATTACTAGAAGTTTTATTCAATCCAAGTAAAGGAGGTGAAACAATTGATTTCATTGCTCCATCATCTTTAATTTGCCAGATGTCAATAACAACAAGTAAACCATTTCTTATTTTTTTTGAAATTATAACTGGATCTCCATTTGCTGTCATTACTTCAATCTTAACATCTGGATCATTGTAACTCAATATGCCAACAAAATTATGGTCAAATTCTTCAGGAAAACTTTTACCAATATTTCCATCGTCATTCCGATAAATTGTTTGAGCAGTTGCTTGGAAATGGTTGGAACTTAAGCTAGGTATATAATGTCGAGCTAGTAACTCACCATCATTTCGGTTATAATCAAAATACGTAACTAATCTACCACCTTTAACAAAAAAACTATCTAGCGGTGTCAACATCGCATTTAATTGTTCTTGATTTATTGGATCATCAAAACCATACCGGTATGCCGCAATTACTTGAGCATTACTAAATGATGAAATGGCATCTGTTATATAATCAAAATATTTAACATCTCCATATTCTTCAATTCCTTTGAAATTCCAACTGTTTTTGGCATCCCAATCAGCAAATATTATATTAGGTTTTGTATTAAAAGTTATTGAATCAGCAAAAGTACTTTGAAAAAATTTGTTCAAAACTGTATCAACATTTTGTGACGAATAGTTCATCATTTCATTTGTTAGCTGATTAATTTTTCCAGCTCCGGAAACAAGTACTTCAAATTCATAACCATCCTTCATTCCACTATTCATTACATTTTCAATATTTGGCAAAAGGTAATCTAAATTTTTACTTTTATTTCCACTTAAATCTATTGCATATAAATTCTTTTTTGGCGTCGTGTCAGTGGTTAAATCAAACAAATCGCCAGGCAAAATACCTAACTGAAAATATGACTTCCCTGATTTATCTTCATTGCCAGTAATGAATTTACCTTCATTAAAGGTTGTAGAATAACTTATTTTTAGTGAATTTAACTCACTAATATCTTCGATATTTGTTATTTTATAATTATACCCAGCTGTATCTATTAAATGTGTAAATTCTTGCTGTGGTAATTCGTAAATTTTGGGTTCGCCCCAAACGTCTAATTTTTCTCTAAATAAAATTTCAAGTGGTTTTTTACTTAGATTATTGGCATTTAACATTCTTATGGGTAATTCCGCTATTGCATTTTCTCCAATCCATTTTACAGGTGTAATCATATTTATTTTTACTTTTCCGTAACTTCCAGATTCCAATGGGTAAACATGCAATTCATATTGGTTACCCTTTTTCTTTAATAATGCTGGATCTCTTTTATTTGTTACTATACTGTCATATATAGCAGTAGCTGTCCATGTATCATACATTTTTGCTTGCATTACACTATCGCCAATCCATAACCACATATCATTAATTACACTACCTTCAGGTAATTCAAATCTGTGAACTATTTCAATATTTTGATTACTTGAGAATGTTATGATCGGAATACTCAATATAAAGTGATTGTTCAAAATAACCTCCATGAGGTTCTATTACCAATATAACTTTATCCATGTATCCCGGTTTCGTACTTCCTACAGCATCAGTTAATACTGATAACTCATTTGATGCAAATGTCATAGTTTGAATAAATATTATTATTAAAAAAACTAAATTTTTAACAAAATTATTTTCCATAATGATTTCCTACATTTTTAGGTTGTTACATAACGGCACTGCAAATTACCCGCCGCCCATAATTACAATTTTATTAAATAACGATTGGTAAAATTACCAAGAGCAGTTTTTAATTTATCTTTAGCAAACTTTGCGACTTAACTTTCTAAACCTTGTTCCCTTCAGTTAAATGCCAGACAAAACTACCTAACTTTATTTTTACAATCTCACTCGACATGTTTCTGCAGCTTGTCCCGATTCATCGGGAGTCGGATAAATTTGCTTGTTATGCAATTTTATTACATCGGTTTATATAAAACTAGTGCTGTTAATTTATTTTCAGTATAAGAAATTAAAAGAATATTCTCACCAAATAAGTACTCATCCATTTGATAAATATCTTCCTTAGAAATTACTTGGTTTGGATTTCCAAACAACATTAGTACATTTTCTCTTTTACTATTGATCCCTATTCCTTCTTTTGAAAAACCTGTATAAGTTTTATCAACTTGAATTGTTCTAACTTCATCATTATCGTTAAATGTAATTGTAATTCCACAATATTTTCCGGTTTTATAGAAATACATATAGCCAAAAAAATCACCCAATATTTCTTCATCAGGTTGACTTAGTATTGAAATTACTTTTTCAACATTATCTCCTATTTCAATATCATCAATACTTTTTCCAAATACTATACGAACTTCATCAACTTCTTTGGGTTCATTACTTTGGTTACAACTTAAAGTGAAAACCAAGAATAGTATTAGAGTTAACCTCAAATATTTTATTTTCATAATTTCACCTTTTGTTAATTGCATAACGACGAAGCAAATAACTTACTTCACGAAGCAAGCTATATATTAACGAAATGGAATATTAACAAAGCAGTTAATATATTGCATTTATTACTTTCTGTACTTAAGTCTTGAA contains the following coding sequences:
- a CDS encoding type II toxin-antitoxin system RelE/ParE family toxin is translated as MKVNWTKESLHNIQEIEDYISQDNPIAAIKLIDKLISLVEDLVEFPEKGRVVPELSISHIREILYKNYRVVYLIKKNTIDILTVFEGHKLLDKENLSDQIKNN
- a CDS encoding T9SS type A sorting domain-containing protein — translated: MNNHFILSIPIITFSSNQNIEIVHRFELPEGSVINDMWLWIGDSVMQAKMYDTWTATAIYDSIVTNKRDPALLKKKGNQYELHVYPLESGSYGKVKINMITPVKWIGENAIAELPIRMLNANNLSKKPLEILFREKLDVWGEPKIYELPQQEFTHLIDTAGYNYKITNIEDISELNSLKISYSTTFNEGKFITGNEDKSGKSYFQLGILPGDLFDLTTDTTPKKNLYAIDLSGNKSKNLDYLLPNIENVMNSGMKDGYEFEVLVSGAGKINQLTNEMMNYSSQNVDTVLNKFFQSTFADSITFNTKPNIIFADWDAKNSWNFKGIEEYGDVKYFDYITDAISSFSNAQVIAAYRYGFDDPINQEQLNAMLTPLDSFFVKGGRLVTYFDYNRNDGELLARHYIPSLSSNHFQATAQTIYRNDDGNIGKSFPEEFDHNFVGILSYNDPDVKIEVMTANGDPVIISKKIRNGLLVVIDIWQIKDDGAMKSIVSPPLLGLNKTSSNLLLPELLQYISQLQNSSSFDNCILFSNSDSIITENTATSFVSEYLFSFSNVPKFNTINLLDGSDINPPSISVNNELFYGSGYLLNLLSSNTGGLHFETYKNDWDYITSLSNYASNPLIRNLDMQIIVDDGSSDIIASREVNPIKNDPNKPLFFIGETDGQNKINFNITATFYGLQNPVEKNIEFLFPHDTTKYETLIPSLLANEQLNDLFNESILDTAKIVNLAIAHNLLTDFTALLALEPNDTIHFLRNPYDESNLTVVEENKDEISDSSRIDIYPNPFNSQVQIKLYVKNTSKLNLTIYNILGQKIISIVNNEIIDDSYSYTWYGQNSFGSSVSTGLYLLRAEVTETDSNKKEIITKKLLYLK
- a CDS encoding type II toxin-antitoxin system Phd/YefM family antitoxin; the encoded protein is MKNISVSNDIIPVGEFKSSLAKYLKDLKVRKSSLIITQNGKPAGVLVSPKEFDELRETKLFIDSISRGLADSEKGDILTTSQLKTELKKRRIVK